The genomic segment TGCTGTGGACccagaaaatgtttacaaatcACATTTTAGGGTCAAGAGCTGAAATCATTGTCTGGCTTCCTGTGGTtagtattttttaattaaacatcaCTCTTAGTGGCATCTTTCTATTTTTGActcttttatttgctctttATCCCTCATGGATTAACATTGCATTGAATTTAATTACATTGAATAAAGTGCAAAATAATCCTTGGAGACAAACACCCCTACTTTACTGCTACACATCCTCTGTATTAATTCCAGGGAATTAAGGTACTTTAGAAACTTTATAACcttcaaataaaaactataGTAGTGTAGGAACATGTTGGCAAATACATGTATAATGGAAAGCTATATTTCTACAACTTATTCTATTCAAGATCATATGTCATGAATATATCAGTATGCATATGGCATGTATACAATTATACAGTAATAACAAATTTCTTACCTCCATTGGTTCTACACATATCCCTGGCACACTTGTCAGAGGAGGTCAGCTCTGATATTTGGATGTTTGGGTTTGATTTGTAGTCATCTTGAGGagtcaatgaaaacaaagagtGAAAGTTAAACTGTCACTATACACAAAATTTCCCCTTAAATTCATTATCTTGCCAGGTCTCTGTATACCATTCATGTCAAAAGATTTAAAAGTAGTGAGTGCACTTAGCATGTTTATACACAGAACAAACCATTGTGCTTCAGTAAAACTAAATTTACACATCAGATAAATACAATGTCAGAACTTCAGAATTCCTGCAGGAGAGACGAGTAGGTCTTGACTGTTGTTGCATGCTACCTTTCTTGAGTCGTCCAGTTActacacgcagacacacacacacacacagaccaacgTAAATGTAGCTACGCTCGCATCTGTGTGTGGTTACATGCTAGAGTTCAATGTTTTTTACTTGCCTCAGTCAATGTTGTACTGTTTCTAAAGGGCAGGTTTGTGGTTATTATGTTATGCTGTGGATATCACTGCACCATGTATGTTCATGTGCATGCAGGAAAAACACTGCCTTACTATTGTTGCTGAAAGACAGGGAATCGCTCTCCCTCATTGTCTCATTCCCGCTGTCCGACAGCGTCCTCTCTACCCTGGATGTTTGCGGCTTCCTTTTTGTGCTCTTCCGTGTACTGATGCGGATGATGCCTCGCACCAGGCGACATTCTGCTTCCTGTTCATCCATTTTATGCTCCTCTGCAAGCGAATTGATGAGGTGATTGATGGCCTTGCtctttttcagaaacacagaatCTGAAGTGCACCTTGCCAACTCTTCAATTTGATATTCGGAGTAGAGCTCCAGCAGCTTTTTAGTAATTAGAGAGTCCACATTCTCCTCACCATCCTCCCAGTCATCAAACCTCATAGAGTCATGTAAAGAGTGATTGCTGCGCAGCGTCTGACTATAAGCCGAAGGTACACATAGTGTAGATTTGGTTTCAACATCTAAATACTGCCTCTGACTGTCCACTTTGACTCCGGCAATACAGACATCTTCCAGCCAGTCTGTATTGTCTTCCTCTTTATTGTCTCCTAGTTTCACACTCTGAAGGCTGACCTTCTCTGGTTCATCTGGGGTGCTCTCGTTTGGTGCCAAACAGGGAGCAAGAATGGATTGCTGGCAAACCCAGTAAAGACCACAGGTCAAAATGTTACACATGAAGGTTCGACAGCTCTTTGGAGAGGTGCAGGGATCGCATGTTTGTGCTGCAGAACGGGAGTCAACTGAACCAGGAATGAAGCCAATGGTCTCAGACTGCTTCCCATTTGCATCTTTTAGGTGAGCTTTGTGGACTGTCTTTGGCTCTGGTAGCATATAATCCACTGGGTCCACAGAGCGCTCCTCATACGACGACCTCTGGCTGCTGCTCTGGCTAAGTCCATGCCTGTTGCTACCAGGCCCTGAGCTGTGTCTCAGGCTGCCAATGCTACTGGTAGACATGACCTGCTGGCTCCAAGATCTGcacaagcatgaaaaaaaataacagtgtAACTAAATACCAGGATGAAATCCTTAATCATCTGTTATCAAATCTTGTTCTAAAGCCCATctgtcaggggaaaaaaaaggaacacaaaaaaaaaatcacatgccACCAATTGAGGGCATCTCTGTGTGGAACTGCTATCCTCAGGTAGTAGGTAAAGTCCCCTAACTGGTTATACTGAGGATGTTTAAAATACAGTTGAAGACTATAACCTGTATGAATATATTGTCATGGGGCATACTAAGATTAAACTTGAAGTGAACCAAGTGAACCAATTACAGTGACTGCAACACCACCTGtgataaatacactttaaaCAGTTTACGTCCCTTTGCTAATAGCGAGTAGGTTGAGAACAATCACAGGATAACTAAAGGCATTATTAATCTATTTTAAACGGGCAATAGAATACCACTTTAAAATGGTTTTATCGAAATGAGGCGATTATGATAGGGAGAACTACAGCAAACCTATGGAAAAAAACACGAGTCTGTATTGAACTAAGCAACAACTCCTATGTGCGATGACACCGAATGAAAGGAAAATTATTGTTAAAACTGAAGTTGCCTCGAACTGTATTTTCTCCGGTGGATTAATTCAAAGAAATTATAGAGCAGTTCAGAATTGCTAAATTCTCAAACAGGCTTGCACTGCGCGTTCTGTAGGGCTGTTTGCCAACATTGTTTACATTGTTTGCTATATAaacaagtgaaataaaaacaacactctCCCCAACATTTAGCCACTAAACTCAATTCCACATTCGTGTCAGACAAAACGTTGGAAGCGACCTGTCGTAAACAAAtatcattttcactttcatggTGACTTGtcattgctgctttttcctcCATTACAGGACTTACGAATTAGTCGGTAAACATAACCCACAGTATTCACGGCGCGTCCAACAACCGACTTCCAAATTAATGTAGACTTATCCACTTTACATGgaacatttctgtttcccacACACTGGAATGCCCCATTCGTTAAATCCGCCTCGACACTTTAGTTTCTGTAAACTTTTCGAACTATTGCGTGTACCTGAGCGTCaaggtggaggaagaacaaCAGGTAGCAACAACTAGAACCTTGATTTCCGGTTATGACTTCAAAAATAAAGCGCCAAAATTAACTAGTCAATGCAATTTTACCTTTGGAATGGAGTGTTTGTTGTGGAAATAACACACATTGAATCTGTTCAAATCACGTAAAAATCATAAAAGTGAGGTCGCCctaaataacacattttcataCCATCAAAATCCACACACTACTCCAtcattttatacttttatttggAAACGTCCGGCTAGATTGTTGGCAACTCCTGAATTTGATGACCATGCGTCAAGTTAGCCATAGTGAGCCATTCACATGCCGGATACTTTACACCTTTTGTGTAATGCATTGTCCAATTTATCTccaaaagataataataaagtaaatataGTGAAAAAAAGTGCCGCTATTCAAAGAAATGCTTTGTTGATTCTTATGAGGGCAAACATCATGACTAAAATGTGACGTTTTAATAggcagtttattttgaaagcaacATAATCGGATATTAACCATGTCTTTATATTAAATTTGACAAAAGCTCATTGTGCTGGTCGGCGTGTTTTTCATGGCACCACAGCTAACCACTACTGGTCACGGATGTGTCTGGACTTTTGatagcaaaaaagaaatatgtatcataaatgaataagtttgtttttatcctttAAATTTGCGCACATGGGACGAACTGGTTATTAGCACAAGGTCTAGCTAAAATGTGCAAGACATACGCGCTAGCAAGCTAGCAGTGTTAACGGGCTTGGGTTTACTGATGTCAAATAGTCTGCAGCTGGCGGAGACGTCTAGTCTGAATGGCCCAGCTACCAAGCTAACGATGACCAGTGGCTTATTGCTCGGATTTCTGTGGAGTATTTCTAGAAACCGACTTAGAGATGAAAAAGTTTGGAAGCATGGGAAGTAACGGGCATGCAATTACGAGCACAGGGTCTTTGGGTTATATACAACATGATGCCCACAGTGGAGGATTAGCTTGTTTTCTCCTTGGAATGACGACGTTTGCTGGTAGACGAGCACACGGGTGTCGGCGATGATATCCATCGCTGGCCAAATGACCCGGTTTTTTGAATTGGGACAGACCGATGAAACCTCAATATAAATCATGAAAAACTGCGAGTATCAGCAAATCGACCCGCAGGCACTTCCTACGCCCACACCGACCCCTCCGCCTCATCATGGGAACGACAGAGACGAGAAAGAGCAGCCAAGGAGACCGAGGAGAAAGTGGGAAGTTTTCCCCGGAAAGAATCGCTTCTTCTGCCAGGGACGGATCATCGTGGCCCGGCAGAGCGGGGTCCTGCCCCTCACCCTGGGCCTTATTCTCGTCACAAGTGGATTATTCTTTATATTTGAGTGAGTTCGTGTGCTCCTCTGCACAACAGCCGCTGTCCTGGGGATGAGATGTCCAAGGACAACGTTTCACCACAGTTCTATTCATTGATAATTCAATGAATTGATTTGAAGTGAGATGTACGCCGAACCAAAGAGCAGGTcttaattattaaatataatgttttttttttttaatgtaatcaCCTAACATGGCATGCAGTTACTAAtattcatttcatcttaaaatatcaaaatacgAAACGCAGTCTAGCAAAGTTTCgcaaaaaaaaagttcacatcaCAGTCTTATTGTGAGTAATGTACAAAATAACAGGACTAATGCTTGAATATGAATTTCTTTAATCAGCGTGTAGCGAAAGTGTGTCCTTTCTCCAAGGATTGAGATGGTGATTGAAAGAActgaatattaattaaaaaccaGATTCCTTGGTGAGGAGGAGGCTCGGCTATGAGGCAAAATTTAGCTGTGATCATTTGTAATCCTTTGACAcgatgtgtgagtctgtgtaaACAATCCTCTTTGTCTGTGGCTGCCTCACATCTCAGCTGTCCGTTCCTGGTCCGACACCTGACCAGCTGTATACCTGTCGTGGGAGGAGTTCTCTTTATATTCGTGGTCATCACCCTGCTCCAGACCAGCTTCACTGACCCCGGCATCCTGCCGAGAGCCACACCAGACGAGGCTGCAGACATTGAAAAACAGATTGGTGAGCGCCAACTCCTTCACAGGCTGGAGTTAGGTCTTCATGGAtgatttaaatgctttttcCAGCATTATAAAATTGTACAGTGCTTACAGTTTTCCCCCAGAGTAGCATTTCTGCCAGTTTACGACCACTGCTGCCACCCAGGCCTTTATATATTCTAAAGAGAACTTCATACCGAAAATTCAAACAGCCTATTCTCAGCTAACTTCTTTGTTACCCCTTTTACAGCAGCATTCAACTAAGTGAAACCTCAAGGACATGCTATTTTCAGCAGTATCATAAGAGCATTCACTTAGTTTATTTTGCTTCAGAGCACAACCCTCATTTTAGTATGAGGGTATTGTTCTGCTGGCTTCAGCTCTTATACTAAAAACACGAGGCAAAACCTAATGGGGCAGGAACTGGTTTAGTTTTTATGAAAAGCTCAGTAGTTGTGACTCGGTGTAATTAATTTTCTATTGGCAGCTATTGAGGTAATTTTTCTGTAGAGAAAGGTGTCCTGTTGGTTTCTGAAGCACCTTGATTTAGCCTGAACTATTTTAGGACTAAGAAATGTGTTGACCCTCTGCAAAGATCTGCAATCTGTCCttgttttcactgcagaccTGTTTAAATCGGTCTAGCAGTTATATTCACTTTCAGTTTCAAGTCTTGCCAACTTTATGTTTCCTTTCCATGTGCCATGACTCAGTACAATGACCTTAGTGTTTAAAGTTGGTTTTATGTGCACCTTGCAAACTCCTACTCGTGACCAAGGTTTAGGCAGTGATGATATAAGATGTTCATATTACCCaacttttctgctgttgttccagctattttaaaaaaagacttaCAGTAACCACTTTTGTTCTCTTAAGGAGATATTTTGGACATT from the Echeneis naucrates chromosome 11, fEcheNa1.1, whole genome shotgun sequence genome contains:
- the kdf1b gene encoding keratinocyte differentiation factor 1, which gives rise to MSTSSIGSLRHSSGPGSNRHGLSQSSSQRSSYEERSVDPVDYMLPEPKTVHKAHLKDANGKQSETIGFIPGSVDSRSAAQTCDPCTSPKSCRTFMCNILTCGLYWVCQQSILAPCLAPNESTPDEPEKVSLQSVKLGDNKEEDNTDWLEDVCIAGVKVDSQRQYLDVETKSTLCVPSAYSQTLRSNHSLHDSMRFDDWEDGEENVDSLITKKLLELYSEYQIEELARCTSDSVFLKKSKAINHLINSLAEEHKMDEQEAECRLVRGIIRISTRKSTKRKPQTSRVERTLSDSGNETMRESDSLSFSNNNDYKSNPNIQISELTSSDKCARDMCRTNGGHTSRSPTAYSHSHMDTNSSGVSLTHSSVRT